Genomic window (Streptomyces sp. NBC_00078):
GTCCGTGCGGTGCTGGGAGCCGTCGAGGTGGAGGCGTGAGACGGCCCTGTACGCGCGTTCGCGGGCCTTGGTGAGGTCCTTGCCGATCGCCGTGACGGACAGGACCCGGCCGCCGGCGCTGACGACCGAGTCGCCGTCGTGCTTGGTTCCGGCGTGCAGGACGTAGGCGTACGGGGCGTCCTCGGCGGCTACCTCGTCGAGGCCGGTGATCGGGTCGCCGGTGCGAGGGGTGCCGGGGTAGTTGTGCGAGGCGAGGACCACGGTGACCGCGGCGTCCTCGCTCCAGCGCAGGGGCTCCACGTCGGCCAGGGTGCCGTTCGCGGCGGCGAGCAGGACACCGGCCAGCGGGGTCTTCAGGCGGGCCAGGACCACCTGGGTCTCGGGGTCGCCGAAACGGGCGTTGAACTCGATGACCCGCACACCGCGCGAGGTGATCGCGAGGCCGGCGTAGAGCAGACCGGAGAAGGGGGTGCCGCGTCGGCGCATCTCGTCGACGGTCGGCTGGAGGACGGTCTCCAGAACCTCTTCGACCAGCTTCGGGTCTGCCCACGGCAGCGGCGAGTACGCGCCCATGCCACCGGTGTTCGGACCCTCGTCGCCGTCGAGCGCGCGCTTGAAGTCCTGGGCCGGCTGGAGCGGTACGACGGTCTCGCCGTCCGTGATGGCGAAGAGCGAGACCTCGGGGCCGTCGAGGAACTCCTCGATGACGACGCGCTCGCAGGAGTTGGCGTGCGCCTTCGCCGCCTCGATGTCGCCGGTGACGACGACGCCCTTGCCTGCGGCGAGGCCGTCGTCCTTGACGACGTACGGAGCACCGAAGGCGTCGAGGGCCTCGTCGACCTCGTCCGGGGTCGTGCAGACGTACGAACGTGCGGTGGGGACCCCCGCGCCCGCCATGACGTCCTTCGCGAAGGCCTTGGAGCCCTCGATCTGCGCGGCCTCCTTGGCGGGGCCGAACACCGGGATGCCCTCCTCGCGCACGGCGTCGGCGACCCCGGCGACAAGGGGCGCCTCCGGGCCCACGATGACGAGATCGGCGCCGAGCTCCGTGGCCAGCGCGGACACGGCCTTGCCGTCCAGCGCGTCGACCTGGTGCAGCTCGGCGACCTCGGCGATGCCGGCGTTGCCGGGGGCGCAGTGCAGGGCGGTGACGCCGGGGTCGAGGGACAGGGAGCGGCACAGGGCGTGTTCGCGGGCGCCGCTACCAATGACGAGGACCTTCACGGGGTCAGCCTAACCGGCGCGGGGCTTGGAGGTTTGTGCGGGTTGCCGAGGGCGGGGAGGGCGGCGCGCTGTACGTTCCTCCGAATCCCGCCCACTGAATCCGGTCCGGCTGAATCCGGCGCCGCTGAATCCGGGACCGCGTTGCTGCGTGCGTCCCGGGGACTGCGGGCGCCGGGGGCTGCGGGCGCCGGTGGCTGCGCCCCGCGATCCACTCTTCGGCCCGTGATGAAGGGCCTCGCCCTCAAAAGCCGGACGGACGCGCCGGCTACTCGTTCGAGAACTCCTCCATCACCGTCGCTCCCAGTTCGCGCACGATCAGTTCGTGGCCGGAGAGGGCCGATTCGTTGAGGTCGGGGTCGTCGTCCTCGGGGATGTCGTCCTCGGGGGCGACCGGGGGCGGGGGTTCCGGGGCCGTCGGCTGGGGTCCAGGGGCGGCACTCGGGGCGGGGGTGGCCTCTGCCGACGGGGGTGCGGGTGCGGAGGGGGCCGGTGGGGAGGCGGGGCGCTGCGTCGCCGTGCCGGTGCCGTAGCCGCCCGGGATACCGCCTCCACCCGGGGTGCCGCCGCCGCCGTGGCCGCCGTTGGCGGGGGGCGGGGCCGAGCCGCCGGACGGGTCGACGATCGCCTCGATCTTCCACTGCACGCTGAACTGCTCGGTCAGCGCCTGCCGCAGTACGTCCTCGCTGCCGCTGCTCGCGAAGTTGTCGCGGGCTCCTGCGTTGACGAAGCCCAGCTGGAGGGTCGTTCCGTCGAAGCCGGCCACCTGGGCGTTCTGGCTGAGCAGGATCCAGGTGAAGCGGCGGCGGTTCTTGACCGCCTCCAGGATGTTCGGCCAGAGCATCCGGGGATCCAGGCCGCCGCTCGGGGGCGCGTAGGACGCGGCGGCGGGTGCGGGCACTGCCGGCTGAGGAGCGGGCGTGGGTGCCGGTGCCTGTGCCGGTGTCGGTGCGCTGGATGCGGCGGGGGCGGCAGGGGGGCGGCCCGTGCCCGTGGGCGCCGCCGTGGGCCAGCCGCCGGGGCGTCGGCCGCTGCCGGCCGGAGCGGCGGTGGGCCAGGCACCAGGGGCGGCAGCCGACGCGGGCGGAGTGGGCTGGGACTGGGGCTGGGGCTGGGGCTGGGGCTGGGGCTGGGGCTGAGTCTCGGGCTGGGGCGCCACCGGGGCGGCCGGCTCGGGGGGCGCCGGGGGTGCGGGTGCCTCGGGGGCCGGCGGGGTGGTGCCGACTCCGGCGGACGGCGCGCCCGATGTCCGTACCGCCGCTCGGGCCGCGGCGGGTCCGCCTCCCGGCCCGACCGGCGCTACCGGCGCGACCGGCGCGGCGGCGGCCGGGCCGGGGGCCGCTTGGCCGTGAACGTCGGGCCCGGGTACGTACCCAGTCGTGGGCATGGTGGCGCCCGCGGAGAAGTTCACGCCCCGCTCCAGGCGGTCGAGGCGGGCCATCACGGCGCGCTCGTCGCCGTAGGCCGCGGGCAGGAGTACGCGGGCGCAGATCAGCTCGAGCTGGAGGCGGGGCGCGTGGGCGCCGCGCATCTCGGTCAGGCCGTCGTTGACAAGGTCGGCGGCGCGGCTGAGTTCGGCGGCGCCGAAGGTGCCCGCCTGGGCCTGCATGCGCTCCACGACGTCGGCCGGGGCGTCGATCAGCCCCTTCTCCGCGGCATCAGGCACCGCGGCGAGGATGACGAGGTCGCGCAGCCGCTCCAGCAGGTCGGCGACGAAGCGGCGCGGGTCGTTGCCTCGTTCGATGACGCGGTCGACGACCTCGAAGGCGGCGGCGCCGTCGCCCGTGGCGAAGGCCTCGACGACGGAGTCCAGGAGCGAGCCGTCGGTGTAGCCGAGGAGGGAGGTGGCCATGGCATACGTCACACCCTCCTCCCGCGCTCCGGCGAGCAGCTGGTCCATGACGGACATGGAGTCACGCACGGAACCCGCGCCCGCGCGCACGACCAGCGGCAGCACGCCCTCCTCGACCGCCATGTTCTCGCGTCCGCACACCTCGGCGAGGTACTCGCGCAGCGTCCCCGGAGGCACGAGCCGGAAGGGGTAGTGGTGCGTACGCGACCGGATCGTCCCGATGACCTTCTCGGGCTCGGTGGTCGCGAAGATGAACTTGAGGTGCTCCGGTGGCTCCTCGACGACCTTCAGCAGCGCGTTGAAACCGGCCGACGTGACCATGTGGGCCTCGTCGATGATGTAGATCTTGTATCGGCTGGCCGCGGGCCCGAAGAAGGCCTTCTCGCGCAGCTCACGGGCGTCGTCCACACCGCCGTGCGACGCGGCGTCGATCTCGATGACGTCGATCGATCCCGGGCCGTTGCGCGCCAGGTCCTGGCACGACTGGCACTCGCCGCACGGTGTCGGCGTGGGGCCCTGCTCGCAGTTCAGGCAACGGGCCAGGATGCGTGCGCTCGTCGTCTTGCCGCATCCGCGCGGGCCACTGAACAGGTACGCGTGATTGACCCGGTTGTTACGCAGCGCCTGCTGCAGCGGGTCGGTCACATGCTCCTGTCCGATGACCTCGGCGAACGACTCCGGGCGATAGCGGCGGTACAGCGCGAGAGACGACACGCATACGAGGTTATAGGCGCCCACTGACAACGCGGACCGCGCGGTTTCAACAGCCGTTATCGACCGTCTCCGGGTTTTTGCAACCACTTCATGGAAACGGGCTTGTCCCCCGATGAAGTTGAAAAGTTAAGTAGAACTCGTCTCCGAGGGCGATCTGCCCCGGACGGTCGCGGCCCCCGCTGCGGCGGGCAGACGGCGCCGCCGGACGGGGTGATGTCAGTGGTATGCACGAAGTCACACACGCTCACCATCCTCGAACCGGCACTGCTCACGTACGCGGCCGTTCTGCTCGCCGCCCTCGTCGTCCCCGGCGGGGGCGCCCAGGTCCTGCGCCGGCGCGACCCGATCCGCGCGGGCGCCCTCAGCACGAACTGGAACTGGCTGGGCGGCCTGGCCCTGATCCCGCTCGCCGGCCTGTCCACGTTCGCGCTGACCCCGCCGACGGGGCTGACGGCGTCGCTCGCCGGTCACCTGCTGCTGGGGACGGCCATCACCGCGGCGGCCCTGACGCTCCTCCGGGGACTGACGGCGCTGTTCCTCGGTATGCGCCCCCACGGCACAGCCCTCGGCCGTGACGTGTTCATCACCCAGAACACGCCCAACGTGTTCCTCTGGCTCGCCATCACCGCCATCCTGGCCCCGACCACCGGCCATCACCCGTCGGTCATCGGCCTCGGCGTCGCGCTGGTCTTCTTCGTCGCGGTCTACGTCGACGAGCGGATGCCCCTGCGCGCGCACCGGCGGGATCTGTCGCCCACGGGGCTGACGGCGGCAGCAGGGGCGTCCACGCAAGAGAAGACCCCTCACGCACCCGCCAGAGCCGACCTACCCTTGCTGCCTTCCGGCCCTGGGGGAGTTCAGTCAGATAGCGCCGCGTGAGGGGCTGAACCCCAGCCTACCTGATCGCCGGGCGCCCGAACGAGTTCGCTAGCACCCTCCCACGTCATGTAATGTTCCCGGCGGAGGATTCGCCTAGAGGCCTAGGGCGCACGCTTGGAAAGCGTGTTGGGGGCAACCCCTCACGAGTTCGAATCTCGTATCCTCCGCAGCCGCTGACCAGCGGAAACGAGGGCCCCGACCAGATCTTGGTCGGGGCCCTCGTCGTGCTGTGGTCTCAGTTTTGGTCTCAGTGGACGTTAAGTCCGTTTCTGGTAGCGGCCTCGTCCGGGTTGGCTGAGGAAGCCTTGGCGGGTGAGGCGTCCGAGGCGGCTGCGGGTGATGTTGACGGATGCCTCGTCGGTGGGCATGCCGAGGATTTCGTGCAGCTCACGGGCTCGGATCTCTTGATCGGGATGCTGGTTGAAGGTGTTCACAATGGCCTGGTAGGCGGTGTTCGTCTCGGGTTGGCCTCCAGCCGGTGCGAGTTCGGCGATGACCTTCCGGGTGGTGGCCAGGTCCGCGAGTCGCGCTTCGGTCTCGGCCAGGGCGGCGGTCAAGTGCTG
Coding sequences:
- the purD gene encoding phosphoribosylamine--glycine ligase, with product MKVLVIGSGAREHALCRSLSLDPGVTALHCAPGNAGIAEVAELHQVDALDGKAVSALATELGADLVIVGPEAPLVAGVADAVREEGIPVFGPAKEAAQIEGSKAFAKDVMAGAGVPTARSYVCTTPDEVDEALDAFGAPYVVKDDGLAAGKGVVVTGDIEAAKAHANSCERVVIEEFLDGPEVSLFAITDGETVVPLQPAQDFKRALDGDEGPNTGGMGAYSPLPWADPKLVEEVLETVLQPTVDEMRRRGTPFSGLLYAGLAITSRGVRVIEFNARFGDPETQVVLARLKTPLAGVLLAAANGTLADVEPLRWSEDAAVTVVLASHNYPGTPRTGDPITGLDEVAAEDAPYAYVLHAGTKHDGDSVVSAGGRVLSVTAIGKDLTKARERAYRAVSRLHLDGSQHRTDIAAKAAGA
- a CDS encoding DNA polymerase III subunit gamma and tau, which codes for MSSLALYRRYRPESFAEVIGQEHVTDPLQQALRNNRVNHAYLFSGPRGCGKTTSARILARCLNCEQGPTPTPCGECQSCQDLARNGPGSIDVIEIDAASHGGVDDARELREKAFFGPAASRYKIYIIDEAHMVTSAGFNALLKVVEEPPEHLKFIFATTEPEKVIGTIRSRTHHYPFRLVPPGTLREYLAEVCGRENMAVEEGVLPLVVRAGAGSVRDSMSVMDQLLAGAREEGVTYAMATSLLGYTDGSLLDSVVEAFATGDGAAAFEVVDRVIERGNDPRRFVADLLERLRDLVILAAVPDAAEKGLIDAPADVVERMQAQAGTFGAAELSRAADLVNDGLTEMRGAHAPRLQLELICARVLLPAAYGDERAVMARLDRLERGVNFSAGATMPTTGYVPGPDVHGQAAPGPAAAAPVAPVAPVGPGGGPAAARAAVRTSGAPSAGVGTTPPAPEAPAPPAPPEPAAPVAPQPETQPQPQPQPQPQPQSQPTPPASAAAPGAWPTAAPAGSGRRPGGWPTAAPTGTGRPPAAPAASSAPTPAQAPAPTPAPQPAVPAPAAASYAPPSGGLDPRMLWPNILEAVKNRRRFTWILLSQNAQVAGFDGTTLQLGFVNAGARDNFASSGSEDVLRQALTEQFSVQWKIEAIVDPSGGSAPPPANGGHGGGGTPGGGGIPGGYGTGTATQRPASPPAPSAPAPPSAEATPAPSAAPGPQPTAPEPPPPVAPEDDIPEDDDPDLNESALSGHELIVRELGATVMEEFSNE